The genomic DNA GCGTTCGGCGAGCAGCGCCTGCAGGGCCGGCACCAACTGCGCCTCGTCGAGCGCTTCGCCGCCCAGGAAGATCCGTTCGTCGGCGTCGAGGGTGACGGTCGGGAGGCCCTCGGGTTGCGCCGCGGCGCTGCTCGCTTGCGGCAGGTCCACCGGGAGGCCGTTCTCGAGCGTGATGAAGGTCGTGGAGACCATGAAGAAGATGATCAACAAGAACACGACGTCGACCATCGGCGTGAGGTCGAGGATCGGGGAGGCGCGACCGCGGTCGCGGCGGCGGGTCGTCACGCGCACGGCCCCGACCCGCTCACGCGGCGGGCGACCGCTCGCCCGCGTCGCGGCGCGACGCCACCGCTTCGGCGACCTCGCCCATCAACTCCTCGCGGCGCCGATCGATCTCGAGGAGCATCGCGTCGACCCGGCTCGAGAGGACGTTCTGCCCGATCAGGGTGGGGATCGCCACGATCAACCCCGCCGCCGTCGTCACGAGCGCCTGCCCGATCCCGTCGGCCAACGCCGCGGGGTTCCCGGTCCCCTGCGAGGAGATCTCCGCGAACGCCACGATCATGCCGGTGACGGTCCCCAGGAGCCCCATGAGGGGCGCGATCTGCGCGATCGTCGTGAGCGGCCGGATGCCGCGCGCGAGGCGTTGCTCCTCCTCCAGGCTGGCCTCCTGGAACGCCGACTCGAGCGCCGACCGGCCGTACGGCAGCCGCGTCAGGGCCGCCCCCAACACCCGCGCGACGGGGCCCCCGTGCGTCTCGCAGGCGGCGAGCGCCGCCTCGAGGTCGCGCTCACGGACCGCGGCGTTCACCGTCCGCATGAGGGCCTCGTTGTCCGCCGGCTCGCGCGACAACGTCCGGAAGCGGACGAGGAAGACGTACAGCGCGTAGATCGAGACCGCGATGATGGCGACCAGGATCGGCCCGCCGCTCAGAATCAACTCCATGACCTACCCCCTCGGGTGTGGATGCTACGTGCGGCGCACCTGAGGTGCGTGAGACGTGCCGATTCAGACCGCACGGGCGTCCTCCGCACCGGCGTCCGGCGTACGGACGACGTGCCCCGTCCGCCCGTCGCCCGGCTCCGCCCCCCCGCCCGTCGCGGGGTCGTGCCGCCAGCGGATCCGCTCGATCGACGTCGCGCGGGTCCCCTCGAGCTCCAGCGCGACGGCGCACACCGTCGCCGCGCCCTCCGCGGGGGTGAAGCGGTGCTTGCGCTGCGTCCGGAAGGCGGCGTACGGACCGTCGTACGTCACGCCGATGCTGGACGCCTCGACCCCGGTCATGCCGACGTCGGTCAGGTAGGCGGTGCCGTTCAGGAGCTGCTCGTCGGCGGTCTGCACGTGCGTGTGCGTCCCCAGGAGCGCCGCGGCGCGACCCGCGACGTGGTACCCGAGGACCTTCGACTCCGCGGTCGTCTCCACGTGCGCGTCGACGATCACGGGGCGCCCCTCGGGCAGCGACGCGAACAGGTCGTCGAGCGCCCGGAAGGGGTCGTCCAGCGGATCCATGAACAGGCGCCCCATCACCTGTGCGACCGTGACGTGGGTGCCGCCGACCGCCACCGTCGTCGCCCCCAGCCCGGGCGTGCCGGGCGGGTAGTTCAGGGGCCGCACGAGGTGCGTCGAGCGCTCGAGCAGGTCCGCGGTGTCTCGCTGATCGAAGGTGTGGTTCCCGAGCGTGACGACGTCGGCGCCGGCGTCGCGCACCTGGTCGAAGTGCTTCTCGCTCAGGCCCCGCCCTCCCGTCGCGTTCTCGGCGTTGACGACGCGCAGGTCGTAGTCGCCTCCGTACGCCCCGAGGTAGGCGCGGAGCGCCTTCAGGCCGGGGGTGGCGAAGACGTCGCCCACGAACAGCACGCGCATGCGCGCAGGGTACCAGGCGGGGCGCGGCCGGCGCCGCCGGCGGCGGCCGACCGCGCCGGGGGTGGTAGCGTCCCGGCATGGCGAAGCCCGACCTCGACGACGTCGACCGCAAGATCCTCGTCCACCTCCGCGAGGAGGGACGCGCCTCGCACGCCGAGATCGCCGAGCGGGTCCGGCGTTCCGCGCCGGCGGTCGGAGAACGCATCAAGAAACTGATGCAGCGCGGCGTGATCCACGGGTTCCACGCCGACGTCGACCCCGACGCGGTCGGCCTGTCGGTCGCGGCGTTCGTCGCGCTGGCCCCCACCCCCGGCAGCGACGTCCGCGACCTGGTGACGCGCCTGAAGCGACTTCCGGAGGTGCAGGAGCTGCACTCGGTCGCCGGGACGTACAGCTACCTCGCGAAGGTCCGCACGACCAGCCCCACCGCCCTCGACGCGTTCCTCGACGACCTGATGATGATGGACGGCGTCGAGCGCACCGAAACGACGATGGTGCTGCGCACGAACCTCGAACGCCCCGCGGTGTTGCCGTTCGACCCCGCGCCCGCCGCAACCGACGCGGAGGACGGGACCTAACCGCCCGGCGAGCGCCGCACGAGCGCCTCGAGGGCGGCGTCCCCCGACGCCCCCTCGGGCGCGCCGTCCGCCCCGTCCGCACCGACGTCGTCGCGCATCGCCTCCAGGAACCACGCCGGGAGGCGTCCGCGTTGCGCCCGCAGGAACGCCGGGAAGCCGGCGTCCAGCAGGTACGTCGCGGCGTGATCGGTGTCGCTGCGGACCCCGCGCCCGTACGCCTGCACCACCGTCAGGCACGCCCGCCAGGCGTACCAGGCGGGATCGCGGGCCTTCCGCGCGGCGACCTGCGGGTCCCCGAGGTACGGCCAGGGGACCTTGCAGATCGCTTGGAAGCGCGCGGCGTCGTCGGCCAGGTCGATGCCCTCCGTCATGCTGGGCGTCACCAGGACCGTCGCGGTGCGCGCCGCGAGGTGCCGCTCGAGCGCCGCGTCGCGGCCCGCCGCGTCGTCGTGCGTCACGACCCGCGTCGCGAGGTCGGCGGGGAGGCCCTCGCGGATCGCGCGGGCGACGGCGTACGTGTGCGTATGCACGACCCCCTTGTCGTTGGGGTGCTCGCGCAGGATCCGCGCGACGCCGTCCACGAGCTTCGGCAGGTCCGCGTCGCGGTGCGCGCGCGTCATGCGGGCGGTCGGGCGGACGTGGATCGGGCGGCGTTCGGGCGGGAAGCTCGACGGCATGCGGACGACCGCGAGGTCGTCCGCATCGATCCCGAGCGACGCGGCGTACGTCGCCGGATCGAGGATCGTCGCACTCATCAGCAGGACCCGCTCGCCGAGACGGAACAACAGCGGTTCGGCGAACGCGGCGACGTCGACGGGCCGAAACGTCAGGATGCGTCCCGCCCCGTCCGCACCGACCTCCACCACCCAGTCCGCCTCCCCCGCGTCGCTGGATTCCGCCAACAACGCGAGGCCGTCCAGCGTCCCGTCCAACCAGCGCACGGCCCGCAACGCCTCCACGGTCGCGGCGCCCTCCGACGGCAAC from Trueperaceae bacterium includes the following:
- a CDS encoding biopolymer transporter ExbD is translated as MTTRRRDRGRASPILDLTPMVDVVFLLIIFFMVSTTFITLENGLPVDLPQASSAAAQPEGLPTVTLDADERIFLGGEALDEAQLVPALQALLAERNAGTVILRADQRVAHGTTVRIMDAIRRAGATRVAIAAGG
- a CDS encoding MotA/TolQ/ExbB proton channel family protein; this encodes MELILSGGPILVAIIAVSIYALYVFLVRFRTLSREPADNEALMRTVNAAVRERDLEAALAACETHGGPVARVLGAALTRLPYGRSALESAFQEASLEEEQRLARGIRPLTTIAQIAPLMGLLGTVTGMIVAFAEISSQGTGNPAALADGIGQALVTTAAGLIVAIPTLIGQNVLSSRVDAMLLEIDRRREELMGEVAEAVASRRDAGERSPAA
- a CDS encoding TIGR00282 family metallophosphoesterase, encoding MRVLFVGDVFATPGLKALRAYLGAYGGDYDLRVVNAENATGGRGLSEKHFDQVRDAGADVVTLGNHTFDQRDTADLLERSTHLVRPLNYPPGTPGLGATTVAVGGTHVTVAQVMGRLFMDPLDDPFRALDDLFASLPEGRPVIVDAHVETTAESKVLGYHVAGRAAALLGTHTHVQTADEQLLNGTAYLTDVGMTGVEASSIGVTYDGPYAAFRTQRKHRFTPAEGAATVCAVALELEGTRATSIERIRWRHDPATGGGAEPGDGRTGHVVRTPDAGAEDARAV
- a CDS encoding Lrp/AsnC family transcriptional regulator, whose amino-acid sequence is MAKPDLDDVDRKILVHLREEGRASHAEIAERVRRSAPAVGERIKKLMQRGVIHGFHADVDPDAVGLSVAAFVALAPTPGSDVRDLVTRLKRLPEVQELHSVAGTYSYLAKVRTTSPTALDAFLDDLMMMDGVERTETTMVLRTNLERPAVLPFDPAPAATDAEDGT
- a CDS encoding ATP-dependent DNA helicase, with the protein product MSSFPYPRYREGQREALDAMRAAFDAGTRFVILEAPTGAGKSALAVALAREANGAYLLTAQKLLQAQYLRDFPDLTSMTGRANYDCLVADTHAAAAPCLLGRTFPACDDCPYFTAKDAALAADATVMNYPYFLAETHHAGAFAPRDLLVLDEAHNAEAALMRFVEVRLADADLARAGVEVRLPAGDRVEGLLDAVLDLVPALAERARRLRAKLEGLPSEGAATVEALRAVRWLDGTLDGLALLAESSDAGEADWVVEVGADGAGRILTFRPVDVAAFAEPLLFRLGERVLLMSATILDPATYAASLGIDADDLAVVRMPSSFPPERRPIHVRPTARMTRAHRDADLPKLVDGVARILREHPNDKGVVHTHTYAVARAIREGLPADLATRVVTHDDAAGRDAALERHLAARTATVLVTPSMTEGIDLADDAARFQAICKVPWPYLGDPQVAARKARDPAWYAWRACLTVVQAYGRGVRSDTDHAATYLLDAGFPAFLRAQRGRLPAWFLEAMRDDVGADGADGAPEGASGDAALEALVRRSPGG